One genomic window of Candidatus Didemnitutus sp. includes the following:
- a CDS encoding nuclear transport factor 2 family protein — protein sequence MNTLQETVRQFYAALNRGDVPGVMEHFAPEIVRVEFEGTPNGGTYRGLAEVEAHVAKGRGTWAEGACEPEELREHGDKVVAYVHVRVRLKDSGQWVEGRIADGFAFRGGKMVEFRSFTERADARKWAGMKG from the coding sequence ATGAACACCCTGCAAGAAACCGTGCGACAGTTTTATGCGGCCCTCAATCGCGGCGACGTGCCGGGCGTGATGGAGCATTTCGCTCCCGAGATCGTGCGCGTCGAGTTCGAGGGGACGCCGAATGGCGGCACCTATCGTGGTCTGGCGGAGGTGGAGGCGCATGTCGCCAAGGGGCGCGGGACGTGGGCCGAGGGCGCGTGCGAGCCGGAGGAGTTGCGGGAGCACGGGGACAAGGTGGTCGCCTATGTCCACGTCCGCGTGCGCCTGAAGGACTCCGGTCAATGGGTGGAGGGGCGCATCGCGGACGGTTTCGCGTTTCGCGGCGGCAAGATGGTGGAGTTTCGCTCGTTCACGGAGCGCGCGGACGCGCGGAAGTGGGCCGGCATGAAGGGGTGA
- a CDS encoding dihydrofolate reductase, with protein sequence MSKLRAHCFSVSIDGFGAGPNQSLEHPLGAGGEGLHRWFFPTRVFQTMIGHADGTAGVDNDFAERGFAGIGAWILGRNMFAPSRGAWTDDQWRGWWGDNPPYHVPVFILTHHARPPLAMAGGTTFHFVTGGIHDALARAREAAGGKDVRVGGGVATVRQYLQAGLIDELHVAIAPVVLGGGESLFAGLDLVQLGYQVTQHVTTPAATHVVLTR encoded by the coding sequence ATGTCCAAACTACGTGCGCATTGCTTCAGCGTGTCGATCGACGGCTTCGGCGCGGGGCCGAATCAGAGTCTCGAGCACCCGCTCGGAGCCGGCGGCGAGGGGTTACACCGGTGGTTCTTTCCGACGCGCGTGTTCCAGACGATGATCGGCCACGCCGACGGCACCGCCGGCGTGGACAATGATTTCGCGGAGCGGGGATTCGCCGGGATCGGCGCGTGGATTCTGGGGCGGAACATGTTTGCGCCGTCACGCGGCGCGTGGACGGATGATCAATGGAGAGGCTGGTGGGGCGACAACCCGCCGTATCACGTCCCGGTTTTCATCCTGACGCACCACGCGCGTCCGCCGCTCGCGATGGCGGGCGGCACGACGTTTCATTTTGTCACGGGAGGCATCCACGACGCCTTGGCGCGCGCGAGGGAAGCCGCGGGCGGGAAGGACGTGCGGGTCGGCGGCGGCGTCGCGACCGTGCGGCAATACCTCCAGGCCGGTTTGATCGACGAACTGCACGTCGCGATCGCGCCCGTCGTGCTCGGCGGCGGCGAAAGCCTTTTTGCCGGCCTCGATCTCGTGCAGCTCGGTTACCAGGTCACCCAGCACGTGACGACTCCCGCGGCTACGCATGTCGTCCTGACGCGGTGA
- the rsmH gene encoding 16S rRNA (cytosine(1402)-N(4))-methyltransferase RsmH, with amino-acid sequence MSDVPPPSPAAPDSSAPTPHRRRPRYSGKNPRRFEDKYKEHNPARYAADVAKVLASGKTPAGMHRPIMVSEILSVLALQPGEIAVDCTLGYGGHTQEMMARLAPPAAATRGRLIGLDVDPIEQPKTIARLRAAGWGEDVFTPVRSNFAGLSKVLAQLGLSGVDAILADLGVSSMQIDDPSRGFTFKADGPLDLRLNPQRAPSAAEWLARVSAADLTDALAEYADEPHATLLARELTTRRALTPFTRTQQLADALREILAAHHLARDPDLITSCVRRVFQALRIAVNDEFSALDNLLRHLPAALNPGGRVAILTFHSGEDRRVKHAFRDGVRHGIYSATNEDVMRASPEEQRANPRSSSAKLRWAIRA; translated from the coding sequence ATGTCCGACGTCCCGCCCCCCTCTCCCGCCGCTCCCGACTCGTCGGCCCCCACGCCGCACCGCCGCCGGCCGCGTTACTCGGGAAAAAATCCCCGCCGCTTCGAGGACAAATACAAGGAGCACAACCCGGCGCGCTACGCCGCCGACGTGGCCAAGGTCCTCGCTTCCGGCAAGACGCCCGCCGGCATGCACCGACCGATCATGGTGTCCGAAATCCTCTCCGTGCTCGCGCTCCAGCCCGGCGAGATCGCGGTCGACTGCACGCTCGGCTACGGCGGACACACCCAGGAAATGATGGCCCGTCTCGCGCCGCCCGCCGCCGCGACACGCGGGCGATTGATCGGCCTCGACGTCGATCCCATCGAGCAACCAAAGACCATCGCCCGTCTCCGCGCCGCCGGCTGGGGCGAAGACGTCTTCACGCCCGTCCGCAGCAACTTCGCGGGCCTGTCCAAAGTCCTCGCGCAACTCGGCCTCTCCGGCGTCGACGCGATCCTCGCCGACCTCGGCGTCTCCTCGATGCAGATCGACGACCCGTCGCGCGGTTTCACCTTCAAGGCCGACGGCCCGCTCGATCTCCGCCTCAACCCGCAACGCGCCCCGAGCGCCGCCGAATGGCTCGCGCGCGTCTCCGCCGCCGATCTCACCGACGCGCTGGCCGAATACGCCGACGAACCCCACGCAACGCTCCTCGCGCGCGAGCTCACGACCCGCCGCGCGCTGACGCCGTTCACCCGAACGCAGCAACTCGCCGACGCGCTCCGCGAAATCCTCGCCGCCCACCACCTCGCGCGCGACCCGGACCTCATCACCAGCTGCGTCCGCCGCGTTTTCCAGGCGCTCCGCATCGCCGTGAACGACGAATTCAGCGCGCTCGACAACCTGCTCCGCCATCTGCCCGCCGCGCTCAACCCCGGCGGCCGCGTGGCGATCCTCACCTTCCATTCGGGCGAAGATCGTCGCGTGAAACATGCCTTCCGCGACGGCGTGCGCCACGGCATCTACTCCGCCACGAACGAAGACGTCATGCGCGCCAGCCCCGAGGAGCAGCGCGCCAACCCCCGCAGCAGCTCCGCCAAACTCCGCTGGGCCATCCGCGCCTGA
- a CDS encoding DUF2975 domain-containing protein, with translation MNRHLALLAQVFVVLWGLVTLVFLLGEPHLEGRNAHATTFQIYFHDPFLAYVYAGSLPFFVVLHRAFGLFGEVRRTGAFSSATVDSLRVVHRCALILLGFVAGGLVIVLLFGDREDRPAGVFMGALVAFTAGSSAAAATWFSRRLQRALA, from the coding sequence ATGAACCGCCACCTCGCCCTGCTCGCCCAAGTCTTCGTCGTGCTCTGGGGCCTCGTCACTCTGGTTTTCCTGCTGGGCGAACCCCACCTCGAAGGACGCAACGCGCACGCCACGACATTCCAGATCTATTTCCACGACCCGTTCCTCGCCTACGTTTACGCCGGTTCGCTCCCGTTTTTCGTGGTGCTCCATCGCGCCTTCGGCCTCTTCGGTGAAGTCAGACGCACGGGCGCCTTCTCGTCCGCGACCGTCGACTCCCTGCGTGTCGTTCACCGCTGCGCGCTGATCCTCCTCGGTTTCGTGGCGGGCGGACTGGTGATCGTTCTCCTCTTCGGCGACCGCGAGGACCGGCCCGCCGGCGTCTTCATGGGCGCACTCGTCGCCTTCACCGCCGGCTCGAGCGCCGCGGCGGCAACTTGGTTCAGCCGACGGCTGCAGCGCGCGCTGGCTTAA